From the genome of Blautia pseudococcoides, one region includes:
- a CDS encoding sensor histidine kinase, whose translation MFQKMTEKVQSMAMRKKLYLIVIISIGILSISVLFSFFLLMNAYNKLLYKTVADSLSSSAAKISDELENINAVSTSMISDKSLQQMLGQVTDDPHSVSTTLNFSIYNTLETYFQQFRYNHLSYLILDNNSLLTEPYMHTYIRSSQKFPDPVYRNLLKSAQGHQGRAVWVTEYSSSYGLFLVREIRRIQDVKLDTLGTLIINVDTSSLLENSSHYSSQFGKASYLLTEGSDMIGASEKLTADDIRMIQEKLSAAYGMISVSQGKYFVVKNKIPFFEWDFYSLIPYNSVFNSLLAAQILFFTALAASLAAAIFLSRYFIRTLMVHLDRLIHKIRLFGENDGTLPDTFQTCSYAKRNDEFGILHQNFDNMADQIHHLIHVNYQNELLMKDAQIKALETQINPHFLYNTLESINWRAKDLGEQDISRMVESLGYLLRAALSQKSKTFSIRQELEFVNCYLTIQKIRFADQLRIGIEADEDLMDIQIPKLIIQPLAENAIHYALEEIMDECYIQINIFRENHLIYIEVKNSGSQFEENLLNKLKDERIKPNGFGIGLLNINERLKLTFGNEYGLTLYNQDNLAAASIRLPYPEDKGGVF comes from the coding sequence ATGTTTCAGAAAATGACAGAAAAAGTCCAGAGTATGGCTATGCGGAAGAAATTATATCTGATCGTGATCATCAGCATTGGGATTTTGTCCATTTCCGTACTGTTCTCTTTTTTTCTACTGATGAACGCCTACAATAAACTCCTGTACAAGACCGTAGCAGATTCCCTTTCCTCCTCTGCCGCCAAAATCAGTGACGAATTGGAGAATATCAATGCGGTGTCCACTTCCATGATATCGGACAAATCTCTGCAGCAGATGCTTGGTCAGGTTACAGACGACCCCCATTCAGTCTCCACAACTCTGAATTTCAGCATTTATAATACCCTGGAGACGTATTTTCAGCAATTCCGTTACAATCATCTTTCTTATCTGATACTGGATAATAACAGTCTGCTGACAGAACCATATATGCACACATATATTAGAAGCAGCCAGAAATTCCCTGATCCTGTTTACAGAAACCTGCTCAAAAGTGCGCAGGGCCATCAGGGAAGAGCTGTCTGGGTCACAGAATACAGCAGCAGCTACGGGCTTTTCCTGGTCCGGGAAATACGGAGGATACAGGATGTAAAGCTTGATACCCTGGGAACCCTTATCATCAATGTGGATACCTCGTCCCTGCTTGAGAACAGTTCCCACTACTCCAGTCAATTCGGCAAGGCCTCCTATCTCCTGACAGAGGGCAGCGACATGATTGGAGCCAGCGAAAAGCTTACTGCGGACGATATCCGCATGATTCAGGAAAAGTTGTCTGCTGCTTACGGAATGATAAGTGTTTCTCAGGGAAAATACTTTGTTGTCAAAAATAAGATACCTTTTTTTGAATGGGATTTTTATAGTCTGATACCGTATAATTCTGTCTTTAACTCTCTGCTGGCAGCCCAGATTCTTTTTTTTACAGCTTTGGCAGCAAGTCTGGCAGCAGCCATTTTCCTGTCCCGCTATTTTATCCGGACGCTTATGGTCCATCTTGACAGGCTGATACACAAGATCCGGCTCTTTGGAGAAAATGACGGGACACTGCCGGATACCTTCCAAACCTGCAGCTATGCCAAAAGAAACGATGAGTTCGGTATCCTCCATCAGAATTTTGACAATATGGCGGACCAGATACATCATCTCATCCATGTGAATTACCAGAATGAGCTATTGATGAAGGATGCGCAGATCAAGGCCCTGGAGACACAGATAAATCCGCATTTTTTGTACAACACTCTGGAATCCATCAACTGGAGGGCCAAAGATCTGGGAGAACAGGACATATCCCGGATGGTAGAGTCACTTGGATATCTGCTTCGCGCCGCTTTATCACAGAAATCCAAGACATTTTCCATCCGCCAGGAACTGGAATTTGTAAACTGCTACCTGACGATCCAGAAAATACGCTTTGCTGACCAGCTCCGCATTGGGATAGAGGCGGATGAAGATTTGATGGATATACAGATACCAAAACTGATCATCCAGCCGCTGGCTGAAAATGCGATCCATTATGCACTGGAAGAGATTATGGATGAGTGCTATATCCAGATCAATATCTTCAGGGAGAATCACCTTATCTACATAGAAGTGAAAAACAGCGGTTCCCAATTCGAGGAAAACCTGCTGAATAAACTGAAGGATGAGCGGATAAAGCCAAATGGTTTTGGTATCGGGCTGCTGAACATCAATGAACGGCTGAAGCTCACCTTTGGAAATGAATACGGACTTACACTATACAATCAGGATAACCT